One genomic window of Tachypleus tridentatus isolate NWPU-2018 chromosome 12, ASM421037v1, whole genome shotgun sequence includes the following:
- the LOC143233438 gene encoding anoctamin-9-like isoform X1, translating into MNNWASFSTIYKKKPLDDINKDICEDYKDAILCPWCDVEGYRYGRLGQTFTFAKITHLFDNVAAVFLAVFMSLWGTSKARIFSSVINSKEKETLLQG; encoded by the exons ATGAACAACTGGGCTTCATTTTcgacaatatataaaaaaaaacctcttgatgacatcaa TAAGGACATTTGTGAAGACTACAAGGACGCTATTTTATGTCCATGGTGTGACGTAGAAGGATATAGATACGGAAGATTAGGCCAGACGTTCACTTTTGCAAAAATAACTCATCTTTTCGACAATGTTGCTGCTGTATTTCTTGCTGTGTTTATGTCACTCTGGG GAACATCTAAGGCCAGAATATTTAGCTCAGTTATCAACAGTAAAGAAAAGGAAACTTTATTACAGGG